A stretch of the Streptomyces ortus genome encodes the following:
- a CDS encoding bifunctional phosphatase PAP2/diacylglycerol kinase family protein has translation MTAEVDLTATRAGHALLDRLMALDTRLFEAVATRHWPGADPLLPKLSRGANHGVLWFGAAAALAATRSPRARRAAVRGIASLALASATINTVGKRSVRRPRPRLDAVPVMRQLKRQPITTSFPSGHSASAAAFATGVALESRSLGAVVAPVAAAVALSRIYTGAHFPSDVLAGAAFGVGSAFVARALVPTRDQLPPPGRPRADVPALRDGEGLVLVVNTSAGTADRMRAIGEALPLAEVVECAPEYLRAELEKAATRAEVLGVCGGDGSINAAATAALRHGLPLAVLPGGTLNHFAKDLGVEDVRGLSRALTEGDAVRVDVGRYSAGDQEGYFLNNCSLGVYAELVRERDHWSKRIGGWPAGVVATVRVVRAGRHPLRTDFDGKERPLWLLFAGNGTYHRMGPIPARRYDLADGLLDVRVVHGGRFPAVRLLAAAVAGPLTRSPVHAALRVGGLRVQGVEPGTLLAFDGEVRSVEGDVTIQKLPEALTVYRPSVPR, from the coding sequence ATGACCGCTGAAGTAGACCTCACCGCCACCCGGGCCGGCCATGCGCTGCTCGACCGGCTGATGGCCCTCGACACCCGCCTGTTCGAGGCGGTCGCGACCCGGCACTGGCCGGGCGCCGACCCGCTGCTGCCGAAGCTGAGCCGCGGCGCGAACCACGGGGTGCTGTGGTTCGGCGCGGCGGCGGCCCTCGCGGCGACCCGCTCGCCACGCGCGCGCCGCGCGGCCGTGCGCGGGATCGCCTCGCTGGCCCTGGCGTCGGCCACGATCAACACGGTGGGCAAGCGCTCGGTGCGCCGTCCGCGCCCGCGCCTTGACGCGGTGCCGGTGATGCGGCAGCTGAAGCGGCAGCCGATCACCACGTCCTTCCCGTCGGGGCACTCGGCGTCGGCGGCGGCCTTCGCGACGGGCGTCGCCCTGGAGTCCCGCTCACTCGGCGCGGTGGTGGCCCCGGTGGCCGCCGCGGTGGCCCTGTCGCGTATCTACACGGGTGCGCACTTCCCGAGCGACGTGCTCGCCGGGGCGGCGTTCGGCGTGGGCTCCGCCTTCGTCGCGCGCGCCCTGGTGCCGACGCGCGACCAGTTGCCGCCCCCGGGGCGTCCGCGCGCGGACGTGCCCGCGCTGCGGGACGGGGAGGGTCTGGTGCTCGTGGTGAACACCTCGGCGGGCACCGCGGACCGGATGCGTGCCATCGGGGAAGCCCTGCCGCTCGCCGAGGTCGTGGAGTGCGCACCGGAGTATCTGCGGGCCGAGCTGGAGAAGGCGGCGACCCGCGCCGAGGTGCTGGGGGTGTGCGGCGGCGACGGCTCGATCAACGCGGCGGCGACGGCCGCCCTGCGCCACGGCCTGCCGCTCGCCGTGCTGCCCGGCGGCACGCTCAACCACTTCGCGAAGGACCTGGGCGTGGAGGACGTCCGCGGCCTCAGCCGGGCCCTCACGGAGGGCGACGCCGTACGGGTGGACGTGGGCCGGTACTCCGCGGGTGACCAGGAGGGCTACTTCCTGAACAACTGCAGCCTGGGCGTCTACGCGGAACTGGTGCGCGAGCGGGACCACTGGTCGAAGCGGATCGGCGGCTGGCCGGCCGGGGTGGTCGCGACCGTGCGGGTCGTACGGGCGGGCCGGCATCCGCTGCGGACGGATTTCGACGGCAAGGAGCGGCCGTTGTGGCTGCTGTTCGCCGGGAACGGCACGTACCACCGGATGGGCCCGATCCCGGCCCGGCGCTACGACCTCGCGGACGGTCTCCTCGACGTGCGGGTGGTGCACGGCGGTCGTTTCCCGGCGGTACGCCTGCTGGCCGCGGCCGTGGCCGGACCGCTGACCCGCTCCCCCGTGCACGCGGCGCTGCGGGTCGGTGGCCTGCGGGTGCAGGGCGTCGAACCGGGCACGCTGCTGGCCTTCGACGGTGAAGTCAGGTCGGTGGAGGGTGATGTGACGATCCAGAAGCTTCCGGAGGCCCTGACCGTCTACCGGCCGAGCGTGCCCCGCTGA
- a CDS encoding DUF2795 domain-containing protein — translation MERGSNRLSAHRDEEMKHELQGLLRSGHPTRAEEWHDPEPVADDDPRVAGGPVRPGAGGTTVAAVRLELARNLGRTSFPAGPRELVGVLRDQYAPDTLVEPLERLPEDARYANAQELAEAVVRSAAPDA, via the coding sequence ATGGAGCGAGGCAGCAACCGCCTCAGCGCCCACCGGGACGAGGAGATGAAGCACGAACTGCAGGGCCTGCTGAGGTCGGGGCATCCGACCCGGGCGGAGGAGTGGCACGACCCGGAGCCGGTCGCCGACGACGATCCGCGGGTCGCCGGAGGCCCGGTGCGGCCGGGCGCGGGCGGCACGACCGTGGCGGCGGTGCGCCTCGAACTGGCGCGGAATCTGGGCCGTACGTCGTTCCCCGCGGGGCCGCGGGAGCTGGTCGGTGTGCTGCGCGACCAGTACGCGCCGGACACGCTGGTGGAGCCGCTGGAGCGGCTGCCGGAGGATGCGCGGTACGCCAACGCGCAGGAGCTGGCCGAGGCGGTCGTCCGTTCCGCGGCGCCGGACGCCTGA
- a CDS encoding aminotransferase class I/II-fold pyridoxal phosphate-dependent enzyme encodes MRRTEPAGHGPVRYGPPLPGHGLPPPPGLVAAATGTRTGPIGGSAALLDAARGYWTRRGLSADRDRTVAAPGAPALLLALTAALGGDVLVPRPCAAWWTPQARLLGASVFPVGTPAECGGLPDPYALLETVRRVRAEGGDPRLLVLSVADDPTATVAPPEVVHETVEAAAGEGLHVVSDETWRDTLHEPRDTVLIGPAEMLPDRVTVLTDLAGPFLPAGWPAAIARFPENDTGTLLRERVLDVLTALDARIAAPVASAAAYALGEPDEITYRLAASVRLHARVAAAAHRTLTAAGALVRPPRAGRHLYADLGPLRSDLGPLRSALGALGVADAQELEDFLGVRLGMPTPGGHRFGDDLGALRVRLATASFLGTTDDERMASLLSPEPLELPQVHSMLSLLGSAFADLRDDDARRRESPR; translated from the coding sequence ATGCGGCGGACCGAGCCGGCCGGGCACGGACCTGTCCGTTACGGCCCACCTCTCCCGGGCCACGGCCTGCCGCCGCCACCCGGACTTGTCGCCGCGGCGACCGGCACCCGCACCGGGCCGATCGGCGGGAGCGCCGCCCTCCTGGATGCGGCCCGTGGTTACTGGACCCGGCGCGGACTGTCCGCCGACCGCGACCGGACCGTCGCGGCGCCCGGCGCCCCCGCCCTGCTCCTCGCCCTGACCGCGGCACTCGGCGGCGACGTGCTGGTGCCCCGCCCCTGCGCGGCCTGGTGGACACCGCAGGCCCGCCTGCTGGGCGCGTCCGTCTTCCCCGTGGGCACCCCCGCCGAGTGCGGCGGCCTCCCGGACCCGTACGCCCTCCTGGAGACCGTGCGCCGGGTGCGTGCCGAGGGCGGCGATCCGCGGCTGCTCGTCCTGTCCGTGGCCGACGACCCCACCGCGACCGTCGCGCCGCCCGAGGTGGTCCACGAGACCGTCGAGGCCGCCGCGGGCGAGGGCCTGCACGTGGTCAGCGACGAGACCTGGCGCGACACGCTGCACGAACCGCGGGACACCGTGCTGATCGGCCCCGCCGAGATGCTCCCCGACCGGGTCACGGTCCTGACGGACCTCGCCGGCCCGTTCCTGCCGGCCGGCTGGCCCGCCGCGATCGCCCGCTTCCCCGAGAACGACACCGGCACCCTGCTGCGCGAGCGTGTCCTCGACGTGCTGACCGCCCTCGACGCCCGGATCGCCGCGCCGGTCGCCTCGGCCGCCGCGTACGCGCTCGGCGAGCCCGACGAGATCACGTACCGCCTCGCCGCCTCCGTACGGCTGCACGCGCGCGTGGCCGCCGCCGCGCACCGGACGCTCACCGCGGCGGGGGCCCTCGTCCGGCCGCCCCGGGCGGGGCGCCACCTGTACGCCGACCTCGGCCCGCTGCGGTCCGACCTCGGCCCGCTGCGGTCCGCGCTCGGCGCGCTCGGGGTGGCCGACGCCCAGGAGCTGGAGGACTTCCTCGGCGTCCGGCTGGGCATGCCGACGCCCGGCGGACACCGCTTCGGGGACGACCTCGGCGCCCTGCGCGTACGACTGGCCACCGCGTCGTTCCTCGGCACAACCGACGACGAGCGCATGGCGTCTCTTCTGTCACCGGAACCTCTGGAATTGCCGCAGGTGCACAGCATGTTGAGTCTGCTGGGATCGGCCTTCGCCGATCTCCGCGACGACGACGCTCGGCGACGGGAGTCCCCGCGATGA
- a CDS encoding MBL fold metallo-hydrolase, producing the protein MTQQPESATTRTTTTTTTPSEGGGPLAEPRPLFERRSWPRSFADRLTTPLPGLGGFARFAREGALRPGPDGLTDIPRLPYEPAPLPRVDSDTVAVSWAGHASWVVRIGGLTVLTDPVWSRRILGTPARITPVGVEWSALPSVDAVVISHNHYDHLDAPTLRRLPRDTPVFVPAGLGRWFRRRRFTRVTELDWWEAAELRGVRLDFVPAHHWSKRSLHDTCRTLWGGWVLTAPDGRRVYFAGDTGYGHWFARIGARHPGIDLALLPIGAYEPRWWLSDVHCDPEDAVRAAQDLGARRMAPMHWATFVLSAEPVLEPLTRVRAAWEAAGLPRENLWDLPVGASRTLP; encoded by the coding sequence ATGACGCAGCAGCCCGAGTCGGCCACGACCCGTACCACCACCACGACCACCACCCCGTCCGAGGGCGGAGGGCCGCTCGCCGAGCCGCGGCCACTCTTCGAACGGCGGAGCTGGCCCCGTTCCTTCGCCGACCGGCTCACCACACCGCTGCCGGGCCTCGGCGGCTTCGCGCGGTTCGCGCGCGAGGGGGCGCTGCGGCCGGGGCCCGACGGGCTCACCGACATTCCCCGACTGCCGTACGAGCCCGCACCGTTGCCCCGGGTCGACTCCGACACGGTCGCCGTCTCCTGGGCGGGGCACGCCAGTTGGGTGGTCCGGATCGGCGGCCTCACCGTGCTCACCGACCCGGTCTGGTCCCGCAGGATCCTCGGAACTCCCGCCCGGATCACCCCGGTCGGGGTGGAGTGGAGCGCGTTGCCGAGCGTCGACGCGGTCGTCATCAGCCACAACCACTACGACCACCTGGACGCGCCGACCCTGCGCCGGCTCCCGCGCGACACCCCGGTGTTCGTCCCGGCGGGCCTCGGCCGCTGGTTCCGGCGCCGCCGCTTCACGCGGGTGACCGAGCTGGACTGGTGGGAGGCGGCCGAACTGCGCGGTGTGCGACTGGACTTCGTGCCCGCCCACCACTGGTCCAAGCGCAGCCTGCACGACACCTGCCGCACGCTGTGGGGCGGCTGGGTGCTGACCGCGCCCGACGGCAGACGGGTGTACTTCGCGGGCGACACGGGGTACGGGCACTGGTTCGCCCGGATCGGCGCGCGCCACCCCGGCATCGACCTGGCGCTCCTGCCGATCGGCGCGTACGAACCGCGGTGGTGGCTGAGCGATGTGCACTGCGATCCGGAGGACGCGGTGCGGGCGGCGCAGGATCTCGGCGCGCGTCGGATGGCTCCGATGCACTGGGCCACCTTCGTCCTGTCGGCCGAGCCCGTACTGGAACCGCTCACACGGGTCCGTGCGGCCTGGGAGGCGGCGGGTCTGCCCCGGGAGAACCTGTGGGACCTCCCGGTGGGCGCTTCCCGCACCCTCCCGTAA
- a CDS encoding DedA family protein — MATQQALGYPSLFLLVLIGALVPVIPTGALVSSAAVVAFHQEAPFSMLLVFVVSALAAFLGDMALYWLGRRGMKSKNGSRWLAAIRDRAPEDRLAQAQGKLTDHGVAVLVLSRLVPAGRIPVMLACLMAKWPIRRFARGNAPACLAWAATYQLIGVLGGSLFEEPWEGVLAAVLLTVIVSVTPALWRRVRGATARARS; from the coding sequence GTGGCCACTCAGCAGGCGCTCGGTTATCCGTCGCTGTTCCTGCTGGTGCTGATCGGAGCGCTGGTGCCGGTCATTCCGACGGGGGCGCTGGTGAGTTCGGCGGCCGTGGTGGCCTTCCACCAGGAGGCGCCCTTCTCGATGCTGCTGGTCTTCGTGGTGTCGGCGCTGGCCGCGTTCCTCGGGGACATGGCGCTGTACTGGCTCGGGCGGCGCGGCATGAAGTCGAAGAACGGCTCGCGCTGGCTCGCGGCGATCCGCGACCGCGCGCCCGAGGACCGGCTGGCCCAGGCCCAGGGGAAGCTCACCGACCACGGGGTCGCGGTGCTGGTGCTGTCCCGGCTGGTTCCGGCGGGGCGTATCCCGGTGATGCTCGCCTGTCTGATGGCGAAGTGGCCGATCCGCCGGTTCGCCCGCGGCAACGCGCCGGCGTGCCTGGCGTGGGCCGCGACGTACCAGCTCATCGGAGTGCTGGGCGGCTCCCTGTTCGAGGAACCGTGGGAGGGCGTGCTCGCGGCGGTGCTCCTGACGGTGATCGTCAGCGTGACTCCGGCGCTGTGGCGCCGTGTTCGGGGTGCGACCGCCCGCGCGCGCTCGTAG
- a CDS encoding MBL fold metallo-hydrolase has product MPVEITWWGHATCTVEDSGVRVLTDPLFARRLAHLRRRRGALPPAEAAVADVTLVSHLHADHLHMPSLSRLAPGTRLLVPRGARRAVPGLRRLDGPELTEVAPGDRVRIGDLVVRVVSARHDGRRLPVGPHRAPALGYVIEGESRTYFAGDTGLFESMAEEVGPVDVALLPVGGWGPYLGEGHLDAGRAADALALLRPGSAVPVHYGTYWPIGMDSVRPHEFHTPGAEFVRLAAARAPGVRVHRLDHGESVRPGIVGYRSSPGDAPAGRGDDEREGGTR; this is encoded by the coding sequence GTGCCGGTGGAGATCACTTGGTGGGGTCACGCCACCTGCACGGTAGAGGACTCGGGAGTACGCGTGCTCACGGACCCGCTCTTCGCGCGCCGGCTCGCGCATCTGCGCAGGCGCCGGGGCGCGCTCCCGCCCGCCGAGGCGGCGGTGGCGGATGTGACGCTCGTCTCCCATCTGCACGCCGACCATCTGCACATGCCGTCGCTGTCCCGGCTCGCACCGGGCACCCGGCTGCTGGTGCCGCGCGGTGCCCGGCGCGCGGTGCCGGGACTGCGCAGGCTCGACGGACCGGAGCTCACCGAGGTGGCGCCCGGCGACCGGGTCCGGATCGGTGACCTGGTCGTACGGGTCGTCTCCGCCCGGCACGACGGGCGGCGGCTGCCGGTGGGGCCGCATCGCGCGCCCGCCCTCGGCTATGTGATCGAGGGCGAGTCCCGGACGTACTTCGCCGGGGACACCGGGCTGTTCGAGTCGATGGCCGAGGAGGTCGGACCGGTCGACGTGGCGCTGCTGCCGGTGGGCGGCTGGGGGCCGTACCTGGGCGAGGGGCACCTGGACGCGGGGCGGGCCGCCGACGCGCTGGCCCTGCTGCGGCCCGGCAGCGCGGTACCGGTGCACTACGGCACGTACTGGCCCATCGGCATGGATTCCGTGCGCCCCCATGAATTCCACACACCGGGCGCCGAGTTCGTGCGGCTGGCCGCCGCGCGTGCGCCCGGCGTGCGTGTGCACCGGCTCGACCACGGCGAAAGTGTGCGACCCGGGATCGTGGGGTATCGGTCCTCCCCTGGGGACGCACCGGCTGGTCGGGGCGACGACGAGCGGGAGGGCGGAACCCGGTGA
- a CDS encoding phage holin family protein produces the protein MGSAVWRSVAVWAVSTVTMLVLAGILPDFKLQSPDGDSATSIAVTAALGAGAFGVLSSVVWPLLVRALLLVPALVLGVLVFFLNGSLLLLALRLDPSGQSEAAPETAVVVAAVMSAVASATGGALAVRDDDAYRRRLYRLSDRRRRQAPPPGVPSAPGTVFLQLDGVGHDVLVDAIGRGLMPTVAGWLGEGTGARTTHRLAPWRTDWSSQTGASQLGILHGSNHDVPAFRWYEKDSREIMVCNRPTSAAELQRRAIERTGDGGLLTVDGASRGNLFSGGAEQLALVLSVAARRGRENRSRAGYFAYFSDPANAVRTALSFVADVGREIGEYTRVRLRKQRPRVGRGGLYPFIRAFATVIERDVVVAAVIGDMFAGRASVYADLVAYDEVAHHSGPRSRDAEKVLQRLDRSLALIEQVAEHAPRAYRVVLLSDHGQSPGETFRARYGLGLAELVRAGCGLPVPRKARRTHSGAEARAAVRAALRRPVEEGGEEFRSSTPPSEPIVLASGNLGLVSFPDVPHRMSREEIDARHPALLTTLANHPGIGFVLVRSEEHGGLVLGAHGAAIPLDELDDDPGPLADFGPGAADAVRRTHSFPHVADIMVNSWYDPEDGEVLAFEEQIGSHGGLGGAQGRPFLMSPLSLSPPVGAGEELVGAEQVHRVLRRWLREDDGPQVPVGGGE, from the coding sequence GTGGGGAGCGCGGTCTGGCGGAGTGTCGCCGTATGGGCGGTCTCCACGGTCACCATGCTCGTGCTCGCCGGGATCCTGCCGGACTTCAAACTCCAGTCGCCCGACGGTGACAGCGCCACCAGCATCGCCGTCACCGCCGCACTGGGCGCCGGAGCCTTCGGCGTACTCTCCTCCGTCGTATGGCCCCTCCTCGTACGGGCCCTGCTCCTCGTCCCCGCCCTCGTCCTCGGCGTGCTCGTCTTCTTCCTGAACGGCTCGCTCCTGCTGCTGGCCCTGCGCCTGGACCCCTCGGGACAGAGCGAGGCCGCTCCGGAGACCGCCGTGGTGGTCGCCGCGGTGATGTCGGCGGTCGCCTCGGCGACCGGCGGCGCGCTGGCCGTGCGGGACGACGACGCGTACCGGCGCAGGCTGTACCGGCTGTCCGACCGCCGCCGCAGACAGGCACCGCCCCCCGGCGTGCCGTCGGCCCCCGGCACGGTCTTCCTCCAGCTCGACGGGGTCGGCCACGACGTCCTCGTGGACGCCATCGGACGCGGCCTCATGCCCACCGTGGCCGGCTGGCTGGGCGAGGGCACGGGAGCCCGTACGACGCACCGGCTCGCCCCCTGGCGCACCGACTGGTCCAGCCAGACCGGGGCCAGCCAGCTCGGCATCCTGCACGGCTCCAACCACGACGTCCCCGCCTTCCGCTGGTACGAGAAGGACAGCCGGGAGATCATGGTCTGCAACCGGCCCACCAGCGCGGCGGAACTCCAGCGCCGGGCCATCGAGCGCACCGGCGACGGCGGCCTGCTCACCGTGGACGGCGCGAGCCGCGGCAACCTCTTCAGCGGAGGCGCCGAGCAGTTGGCCCTGGTGCTCTCCGTGGCGGCGAGACGGGGCAGGGAGAACCGCTCCCGGGCGGGTTACTTCGCGTACTTCTCCGACCCCGCCAACGCGGTCCGTACCGCCCTGTCCTTCGTCGCCGACGTCGGCCGCGAGATCGGCGAGTACACCCGGGTCCGGCTGCGCAAACAGCGCCCCCGCGTCGGCCGCGGCGGCCTCTACCCGTTCATCCGGGCCTTCGCGACCGTCATCGAGCGGGACGTCGTCGTCGCGGCGGTGATCGGGGACATGTTCGCCGGCCGCGCCTCGGTCTACGCGGACCTGGTCGCCTACGACGAGGTCGCGCACCACTCCGGGCCGCGCAGCCGGGACGCGGAGAAGGTCCTGCAGCGCCTGGACCGCTCGCTGGCCCTGATCGAGCAGGTCGCCGAACACGCGCCGCGCGCGTACCGCGTGGTCCTGCTCTCCGACCACGGCCAGAGCCCGGGGGAGACCTTCCGCGCCCGCTACGGCCTAGGTCTCGCCGAGCTGGTCCGGGCGGGCTGCGGGCTGCCCGTGCCGCGCAAGGCCCGGCGTACGCACAGCGGTGCCGAGGCCAGGGCGGCGGTGCGGGCCGCGCTGCGCAGACCGGTGGAGGAGGGCGGCGAGGAGTTCCGGTCGTCCACGCCGCCGTCGGAACCGATCGTGCTGGCCTCCGGGAACCTCGGGTTGGTCTCTTTCCCTGACGTGCCGCACCGGATGAGCCGCGAGGAGATCGACGCGCGGCATCCGGCGTTGCTGACCACGCTCGCGAACCATCCCGGGATCGGGTTCGTGCTGGTGCGCAGCGAGGAGCACGGTGGGCTCGTGCTCGGCGCGCACGGTGCGGCGATCCCGCTGGACGAGCTGGACGACGATCCCGGACCGCTCGCCGACTTCGGGCCGGGCGCGGCCGACGCGGTACGGCGCACGCACTCGTTCCCGCACGTCGCGGACATCATGGTGAACTCCTGGTACGACCCCGAGGACGGCGAGGTGCTCGCGTTCGAGGAGCAGATCGGGTCGCACGGGGGTCTGGGCGGGGCGCAGGGGCGGCCCTTCCTGATGTCACCGCTCTCGCTCTCGCCGCCGGTGGGGGCGGGGGAGGAACTGGTCGGCGCCGAGCAGGTGCATCGGGTGTTGCGGCGGTGGCTGCGGGAGGACGACGGTCCGCAGGTGCCGGTCGGCGGGGGTGAGTGA
- a CDS encoding ATP-binding protein, whose product MQAAVTVTPARVPELLLGLATVRPVFLWGAPGIGKSSLVREFAESLGLECVSLLGTQLAPEDLIGVPQIRDGRSVFCPPEAIARDEPYCLFLDELNAATPDVQKAFYSLILDRRIGNYELPKGSIVIGAGNRSTDNALARPIASALVNRLTHVHLEVSAKDWLGWAATNDIHPWVLDHLTDRPDHLWSKPPKTEEPFSTPRSWHMLSDALCSFGPTLDEETLKVIAHGTLTPAHAVAFCGYVKIVRSRFGIEAILKGEARWPNRVEDRDLLYYLAESFRGRLVKELPTSKEHASANGRQTAYRAKSLLVQLAEISVEVAQSVIASDEDGNPVLPAWFLVEAARDMPRLVEARR is encoded by the coding sequence GTGCAGGCAGCCGTCACCGTCACTCCCGCCCGTGTACCGGAACTACTGCTCGGTCTCGCGACCGTGCGGCCCGTGTTCCTCTGGGGCGCCCCCGGCATCGGAAAGTCCTCCCTGGTCAGGGAGTTCGCCGAGTCACTGGGCCTGGAGTGCGTGAGCCTGCTGGGTACGCAGCTGGCGCCGGAGGACCTGATCGGCGTACCGCAGATCCGGGACGGCCGCTCCGTCTTCTGCCCGCCGGAGGCGATCGCCCGCGACGAGCCCTACTGCCTGTTCCTGGACGAGCTGAACGCCGCGACCCCGGACGTCCAGAAGGCCTTCTACTCGCTGATCCTCGACCGCCGCATCGGCAACTACGAGCTGCCGAAGGGCTCGATCGTGATCGGCGCGGGCAACCGCTCGACGGACAACGCGCTCGCCCGCCCCATCGCGTCCGCCCTGGTGAACCGCCTCACCCACGTCCATCTTGAGGTCTCCGCGAAGGACTGGCTGGGGTGGGCGGCGACCAACGACATCCACCCGTGGGTGCTCGACCACCTCACCGACCGCCCCGACCACCTGTGGTCCAAGCCGCCCAAGACGGAGGAGCCGTTCTCCACGCCCCGCTCGTGGCACATGCTCTCCGACGCCCTGTGCTCCTTCGGCCCGACCCTCGACGAGGAGACGCTCAAGGTCATCGCACACGGCACCCTGACACCCGCGCACGCCGTCGCCTTCTGCGGCTACGTCAAGATCGTCCGCAGCCGCTTCGGTATCGAGGCGATCCTCAAGGGCGAGGCCCGCTGGCCGAACCGCGTCGAGGACCGCGACCTGCTGTACTACCTCGCCGAGTCGTTCCGGGGACGGCTCGTCAAGGAGCTGCCCACCAGCAAGGAGCACGCCTCGGCGAACGGCCGGCAGACCGCGTACCGCGCCAAGTCGCTGCTCGTGCAGCTCGCCGAGATCTCGGTCGAGGTGGCCCAGAGCGTCATCGCCTCGGACGAGGACGGCAACCCCGTGCTGCCCGCCTGGTTCCTGGTGGAGGCCGCCCGCGACATGCCCCGGCTGGTGGAGGCCCGCCGGTGA
- a CDS encoding vWA domain-containing protein codes for MRLVRSNRALAAIGFSVCRQEDCEESPRDGLVRVDSDGVLHVHPQRRARPDEWAWAVAHAALHLGFGHVPAHKTVREQPDRFDLAARCVVVNRFLLGFPIGLTPADLPMSYPDGDEEQLAARWRRDGTGIPAVYERCGTAGAEPDQVLVPWDTWRGGSAPDWQLAFAHALTRTVSAAMDMAGGRRDSMRGGITPRRPWERALSWFVSSYPLLGGIAAGITIVADAELAHAHGISVAAVDPEAAEIYINPLRQFDDEEWRFVLAHEMLHAALRHGDRCGVRDPYLFNVACDYVINSWLAEMHVGVMPEGLLYDQELKDLSAEEVYDRLATDLRRNRRLATLRGKGVGDILGGSLGAPRDYVGLDEFYRRGLATGLDLHQRQERGYLPGGLVEDIRALSHPPLPWDAQLARWFDEFVPRPEPLRSYARPSRRQAATPDIPRAGRYFPPEEIARCTFGVVLDTSGSMDRTLLGKALGAIASYAEARDVPAARVVFCDAAPHDAGFVPVTEIAGRVRVHGRGGTILQPGVDLLHRAKDFPPGAPVLIITDGWCDVLRVRREHAYLIPQGASLPFTARGPVFRVR; via the coding sequence ATGCGGCTCGTGCGGAGCAACCGTGCCCTCGCCGCCATCGGCTTCAGCGTCTGCCGCCAGGAGGACTGCGAGGAGTCGCCCCGCGACGGACTCGTCCGCGTCGACTCCGACGGCGTGCTGCACGTCCACCCCCAACGCCGCGCCCGGCCCGATGAATGGGCCTGGGCCGTCGCGCACGCCGCCCTCCACCTCGGCTTCGGACACGTCCCGGCGCACAAGACCGTACGGGAGCAGCCCGACCGCTTCGACCTCGCCGCCCGCTGCGTCGTCGTCAACCGCTTCCTGCTCGGCTTCCCCATCGGCCTGACCCCCGCGGACCTGCCGATGTCGTACCCCGACGGGGACGAGGAACAGCTCGCCGCGCGCTGGCGCCGCGACGGCACAGGCATCCCCGCCGTGTACGAGCGCTGCGGTACGGCCGGTGCCGAGCCGGACCAGGTGCTGGTGCCGTGGGACACCTGGCGGGGAGGTTCCGCGCCGGACTGGCAGCTCGCCTTCGCCCACGCGCTGACCCGCACGGTGTCCGCCGCGATGGACATGGCGGGCGGCCGGCGCGACTCGATGCGCGGCGGCATCACCCCGCGCCGGCCGTGGGAGCGGGCGCTGAGCTGGTTCGTGTCCTCCTACCCGCTGCTCGGCGGCATCGCGGCCGGCATCACGATCGTCGCCGACGCCGAACTCGCCCACGCGCACGGCATCTCCGTCGCCGCCGTCGACCCGGAGGCCGCCGAGATCTACATCAACCCGCTGCGGCAGTTCGACGACGAGGAGTGGCGGTTCGTCCTCGCCCACGAGATGCTGCACGCCGCGCTGCGCCACGGCGACCGCTGCGGCGTACGTGACCCGTACCTCTTCAACGTCGCCTGCGACTACGTCATCAACTCCTGGCTCGCCGAGATGCATGTCGGCGTCATGCCCGAAGGGCTGCTGTACGACCAGGAGTTGAAGGACCTGTCCGCCGAGGAGGTCTACGACCGGCTCGCCACGGACCTGCGCCGCAACCGACGCCTCGCCACCCTGCGCGGCAAGGGCGTGGGAGACATCCTCGGCGGTTCCCTCGGCGCGCCCCGCGACTACGTCGGCCTCGACGAGTTCTACCGCCGCGGCCTCGCCACGGGCCTCGACCTGCACCAGCGGCAGGAACGCGGGTACCTGCCCGGCGGGCTCGTCGAGGACATCCGCGCGCTCAGCCACCCACCGCTGCCGTGGGACGCCCAACTGGCGCGCTGGTTCGACGAGTTCGTGCCGCGCCCCGAGCCGCTGCGCAGCTACGCCCGCCCGTCCCGCCGACAGGCCGCCACCCCCGACATCCCGCGCGCCGGACGGTACTTCCCGCCCGAGGAGATCGCCCGCTGCACCTTCGGCGTGGTCCTCGACACCTCCGGCTCCATGGACCGCACCCTGCTGGGCAAGGCACTGGGCGCGATCGCCTCGTACGCCGAGGCCAGGGACGTACCGGCCGCGCGGGTCGTGTTCTGCGACGCGGCACCGCACGACGCGGGCTTCGTCCCGGTCACGGAGATCGCGGGCCGGGTACGCGTCCACGGCCGGGGCGGCACGATCCTGCAGCCCGGCGTCGACCTCCTGCACCGGGCGAAGGACTTCCCGCCGGGCGCCCCGGTCCTGATCATCACGGACGGCTGGTGCGATGTGCTGCGGGTGCGCCGCGAGCACGCCTATCTGATTCCGCAGGGCGCGTCCCTGCCGTTCACCGCGCGGGGACCGGTCTTTCGCGTGCGCTGA